The window gcctgcgggcagagctgcctgacaggagagcagaggcgggctggggctcagccagctctctccctctccctgcccggcgcACAGCACACCCGAAGGAGCCAAGAGAGCCCGAGTGACCCGCCTGCCATCGctcaagctgctggagaaggagctgagccgccgccgtgccgtgagtgtctctctgggcagggctctgtccccgagcagcgctcctgcagcccagcagcagaggcatcgctgctcaccttcttccaccccttctctcttGCCCAGTGGAGGACGTTGAGCGCcaggagcctggagaggctgttggagggccaggcagaggtgagcgtggctgcctttcagccgccctgggctgtgccgggctgccaGGGACGTGCGGCGAGTGGGGTGAGCTtgtgcgggaaggagggagggtcccGCGGTGCCACTCGGGGAGCGGAGAGGGTTGGGGAGCCCCCAGGAACGGCGCCGTGTCCTGGCTGTCGGCGCTGGGAGGTGACCagccacctggggcagggggtcccagctctgccacgctggggctgctggtgccgggtggcagctggccggtggccctttctgctgcggggccgcTCTCTAAGCGCAGCCCGGTTCTTGCAGGCTGATCCCAAGCAAGGGCCTCCCACGGTGGCGTCTGGCGAGGGACGGGCACTTTGCCGCTCAGCGGGTgagttgtggaaagaaaggcaagctcctggcagcggcgGAGCCGTGCTGACTTGTCCCTTGAGTGTCGCCATGCAGGTTGGGCAGCCCAAGGGAGGAGGTCagctggaggagcaaggagccCCGCTGGGCAGCGGCCGCTGGACGTGGTTGTGCGgggacaggcagcctctgctgctgcccacagcttggaggagggcagggcgagggctgggccaggctgtcccgctggcacgccggctctgcggagcagggcaggctgcgggaGTGCTGGCCCGGCGCTCTCCCTTGAGgggctcttgctctcttttcctttgcagcaggagggagcggcagcagcaggagcaggatttggaggtgggggctgccctggccctttgctctgcggcgcagcccggctgctgcccaggcGCCAGGGCAGGCGGGCTCCGGGTGCAGCAGGAGGCTCtttggccagcccctggcagccctctgCGGGGAGGACGCcacgctgccccagcccatccaggtaaggcGGCCCGgagaggggtccccagccctcccgctgctcctgcggaggggcggtgggcgagcccaggagctgcgggCTCGGGGcattgggctctgcagccaagacaaggaggcaggtgtggggcagtgctgtggccacggctgtggcaaggcagctcctcagccccgccactctcctcctgcctctcctgcaggagctgctggctgtgctgcagcgggaagggccggccacgGAGGGCATATTCCGCAGAGCTGCCAGCGGGACATCGCTTCGGCAGCTGCGGGAGGCCCTGGACCGCGGcgcagaggtggagctgggaagccagcctgcgctgctgctggccgtccTCTTGAAGGTGAGCgcttgggagctgcagctggaggagctcctggctggcctggagtctccaaaggctcagctggagcccttggccgggcaggacttcctccgcagcATCCCCGACAAGCTCCTGGGGAGCCACCTCTACGAGGAGTGGACggcagccctggagaagagcagcagggaggagaaggtggaagagctgaaggcgtaagtgtgggcagcagcctgcctgttgagcaggagccctgagcgctggctgagagccccGGGCAAGCTGCGCAACACGGCCGCTGGCTCCCGCCTGCCGTGggcaagcctggggagggagggctgtgggcaacgtccgcTTTAGGAAGGCGGTCTTCCCCTTCCCGCAGGGTGGCCCACAAGTTGCCTGCAGCCAATCTGGTCCTGCTGAAGCGGCTGCTGTGCCTCCTGCGGCACATCGGGCACAAcgcagccaccagcaggatgagctgcagcaacttggccatctgcgttgggcccaacctgctgagcccacccgaggaggacctgctcccgctggaggccaTGCTGGAGGTGACGCAGAAGGTAGGCTGTAGccaccagccgcctgcagccttcccggcccaggcgagccgggctgctcttcccgagctccctggctgcctcctctctggagcaagtgctgctgggggggctgccggcaagagcagccccacagccacagccgccccctcagcagagggcaggctgcggaggggaagagcctgcttggCCCCTTCTCGGGCAGCAGGCTTGAGAGCCGGGCTTTGATGTGGGcaggtgaaggtgctggtggagttcctgctgGAGAACGCCGGGGAAATCTTTGGCGAGGAGACGGCcggcctttcccctccagcagcagaggagtCACCAGCCCCCGCGGAAAGATGCAGAGGTAAGAGAAGGGACTGAGGCTGTTCACGGGCTGGGGATGCCAGAGACCTCTGCATCCTTTCTGGCGGGGCTGGGCACCAAGTGGGGtcctctcagcccctctcagcctgtctcctggcctctgcttggtctctgggagctctgcaagGGGAGCCGAAGGCTGCAGACAGGGCTCGGGGGGCTGAAAACTCCACTGGGGCAGGGCTTCAGGTGGCTTTTGCTTGAGCggctttttccttccaagaagccactgtgctgcacgtgctctttcttcctcactctgccTTTAGAAGATCCAAACGTCCCCGATGAAGCTGGGGGAGATGCGGTGGTGCAATCTGGAACGGCAGAGGTAGGTCAGGGTCCCAGCACGGGGAGAGCGCgtctggtggaggaggggagttGCTGATGAGACCAAGGcgctgctgtgcctctgcctggcacGAGAGCTGGTATGTGTCTGGGGTGTTCCCCCACTCCCCAGGATGATCCCTGGTGAGGGGAACTCCAAAGGTTGTTCCTCCGAAGCACCAGGTACTTGCTTAATCCCCCACAACACGTataaaacacccacaaaaaggcagaggggagcagctgtCACCTTCAGAGTGGTCTGGGTCAGGTCCTCTTTCACAAGAGCTTCCTCAAGTCtctttttggaggggtgggggcagcGTGAGCAATGTGTGAGCTGAGCCGAAACAGCCAAAGggatctcctctggagagctaaGGCAGCCATTTGGCAAACAGTCGCCCACCACTCCAGGCCCCCTCTTGCCACCGGCCAACCCcaacatctctcttgtaggcaccTCCGGCTTCGCCTCACACCACCCCCGAGAGCGCGGCAggatccccggggagcccagaggaagtggggaggcttgccgaaggaagaaggtaaaacgAGCTGCCTTTTGCTTAAAATCGGAACTGATGGGGTGGGATTGCAGCTTCCCCGAACTAATGgccctgtgggatggaaaggtttgcaggctccaccCAGGACACGGAAAAGAGAAGACAACGCAAGAGGAAACGGacctgggaagaggagactgaaagccccgtggcaacaaagaagaggaggaagagaggaaaagcctctgcggatggagccaggagaagatgcCGGTAGGTGCAGAAGGTCGGCAAGGCCAGGTGtgtaccaggctctgctgcccacctttccCAACTGGGAACACTGCTCTTAGTGGGTCCCGCTGGCTGTCAGGGggcggcgagggatggtgctgggcagggtttgggaagaactccacggcagctccccaggggctcccgatggagccctgctgcgtggcacaggggcactgagcatctctgcacaCGCACGGGCCTCCAAGGGCATTGCCCGTGGGGACAAGGCGCCAGAGCCATGCCGGGGCCAAGGCCAGcggcagctctctcttctgggccttGAAGAAGGCCTCGTCAACGCTGTTCCCCAAAGAGAGGGGAACcaaaccctgcctcttcctgcctctctgggttTAGCAGAGCTTTCGCACTCTGTCGTTGCAGGCGCTGATGGCTTTTCTCCGGCTGAGGCGCTGTGACTCCTGGGACTGCCCCAGTCGATGTCCAGATGTCCGCAATAAAATGAGCTGTTCTCCCTTCCGACTGagtctgtgtcctgctttgagcgacagttctctctcccctgatggcggCGATccggagaactccttgccctgctgctggacccctgagcgcccttcccttcctcccgaagctgcagcgctcccggtgtcccaccttggctttccctgctgggagtgcacggcttcctgctgagagcaagggctGAGCGTAATCCTTGTCCATTTGATATCGGCATCGGGATCAACACTGgttcttcaagtgttttttatgtaaattatttcttattatttattaaatctgtttctttgtcaaccctcaggtttccttgtttttttcctgatgtggggaggggtgggaaggggtgcaggtggggaagggtcatcgggTCATAGAAcagttgtctaaatgacagtaaattggggGACCTGTGGCAATGGTCTGCtccaacatctgctccagcaggctcccctagagcaggttgcccaggaccgtgtcctctTGAGGTCTGGGTGTCTCCTAGGAGCCGCACCATGCGGTCAGAGCCAGGGAAAGGCGTAGGCAGGGCACAGGGGCCAGGAAGGGCTAAAGGTCCTTGTGCAGCCACTGTCACTTGTGCCTTGgtgtctcctgcagccagccagcctcctcACACACTGGCTGGGGGACAGTTTCCAAAGCTCCCCCAAAATCATGGCAATGGTAGAGATAGCCTTCCACGCTGGGCACCATAAATGGGTCAGCTCACCCAAAAAGCTTTGGAAGTGGCTCCAAGAGCAGCCACTGGTGCATCCCGGAGGGATAGAGGGGAGGCCTGTagtgtgatggaggaggaaggaggagccctctccccctggccagggaaggattttgctcacaggctgttgtgggtgaagcctggctggcagctcagcagcacccagccgctccctcactcctcctggggggggatccacggggagaatcggaaggggaaaagggagaaaacctgTGGGATCAGTCAAAGGCAGCTGTACTGCAAAAAAtggtaagcaaaagaaaagccagaaaccagaaggagagtggaaaagaaagcccaaggcaaacaagggctgcacctgtggggaggggcgggcaggtcaggtgacccaaactgaccaatgggctgttccctcccatctgccagcggGAGAAAAGCTGGGGCATCAATGGGGGAGTGTTTTCTTGAATGGCTTCTGTTTCCCTGGCTGTTTCTCAAGGGCTGGCCTTCTTCACTGGCactctttcttcaatgcctgacggtgacctctccctgggagcttgagacggttttgtatgtttgtctatctatttcattagttccttcttattttattatgaagatttcattcaagcagtttagtgttttcactcctctgcttcttgctctctccacgtTCAGCCCACGTTTGCCGCTGTTTCATGCCCAGTTGGAAACTTGTACTGTGAGGAGCAGCCGGTCACACAGAGCATGGGATTCAGTCTCTTTCCTTGACTTGGCATGCCAAGGGAGGATCTTGGTGTTGATAATGGAGcagggtagaaaaaaaccaaaaggtgatccatctgcctcctgccacctctgcaatgAGAAGGAGAATGGGCTGAAGTGTCCCTGCCTTGCTCACTGCCAGTGGACAACCTGTCTCAGTTTGCCTCGGCTGAGTGAAATGTAACCCAAAAATCCAATGTTGTGGCTCTCGGTTGAAggagctctagacagcaaaggtGGATGCTGGAGCTACAGCTTACAGTCGACTGTTCCACGTGGAACAGGAAATCCAGCAGTATCTCATTGATGTAAATtgatgctttcacctggagaggggcCAAGCGTACCTGGAATGGACGgccgcaggggtggaaacacagccctactctttgccatggagtgatccaggctgccctggagaagggtggagccccagaacacctgcaatacattgatgacatccttgtgtggggtaatacagcacaagaaatggctttcaagaaagttaagaaaataaccaagagtcttctgaaagtgggcCTTTCCATGACAAGAGgtgaggttaagggacctgcgcGAGACGCCCAGTTTTGGggcattaagtggcaagatgatcatcgccagatcccaaaggatgtgatgacccaaagaacagctatgtccccacctactaccacaaaggaaacacaagcctttttaggggttgtgggtttctggagaattcatatcccgggttatagtcagattgtgaaacctctctctgaGGTGACTcgatagcaaaatgatttttatgtggggtcctgagcaacgacaggtcttttattaaaaaccaccctgaaagcagtgggggctggaacctttaaaatgtgggaaagCATTTAGCAGAGGGTACCTGGTTTGTTAACACCGGGGGATGCATCAGTCgacctggtcctgctcagtcaggccttttacgtactgtagaaggggataaagtccctgtggtgcatgaaaggaatatgccggGGAAAAGCGTTTGCGAttctcctgcctcgggcaaaggcaaagccattcgtgggcctgtttttgctcaaggacctggttgtgcttggtgggtgatgctggagaatggagaagttcaaggtATAGCTCAAGGCAACTGAAAGCTGGGTGAGAATGCTCAGTCCTGAGTCTGCTAGAAGGGATGAGGCTGAGCAATCATGAACTAAACGTACTTAAGGAACTAACAggggactactggagagagtccagtggaggctacaaagatgattgacgGAACGGAGCacgtctcttctgaggaaaggctcagagcccctggtctgtttagcctggagaagagggggctaagaggggacctcaggaagcattggaagaggctgcccagggaagtggtggagtcgccgtccctggaggtatttaaaagacggttagccgtgatgctgagggacgtggtttagtggtggacttggcagtgttaggttaacagttggactcgaggggactaaaggtcccttccaaccgaaatgattttatgattctatgactcctggACGCCATAGTCGACGTGCACAAGAACACGAGCTGTTCTCTGTTCCGAGTGAGTCTGTGTGCTggttcaatatctaaagggtgggtgtcaagaggataagaggagactcttttcggtggtgcccagcgaTGCCCAAGTCCCTGCTGGGGTGCACCCTGAAGAGCCGAAGGAGCTGGCCGATGGGCTGGTGAGGCCACTCCAAGAGGGAGATGTGCCTGAAGAGTGGAAGGAAGGCGCTGTGTCCTGctcggggctccccagtgcaaggcagACGTGGCCATACCGGAGAGAACCCCCAGGGcaggcccccccggggcccctcccACTTTCCGTTGGGCTGGGACCGTTGGTCCTGTGGAGCCAACGGCCACCAGCGCCAGCAGGACGGAGCTGTGCTGGCacggagcagcactgggaggaggcagggtctggtggagcagcgctgccccggcaccagcaccccgctccccatcctcGCTGTGGGCGGCCGCGCCGTCTCTTTGGTGCACGGCCAGGGTCCTCCTGTCCCGGGCGGGATGGGCCAGgccaactgctgctgtggctccaggtgggctccccctgcaagtcggggagaggcgggcacggccgggccccgcgccagcGGCCTTTCTCATGCCCGCCGCTCTCTGCTGCGCAGGGAGGCTCTCGCCGAGGCCGAGGCGGTGCTGAGCGCGGACGTGCGGCTGAGCCGGGGCCGCAAGAGGAGCGAGaggcgccttctcctcctccaggaggaacTGGTCATCGCCAAGTTGCTGTaagaccctgccagcccagctgccttgccttccctctcctttcccccagccctggccccggcacctcggtgctggatgccccaggctccctgccaagggcaggtgggggacagggctctgcccgcGGGAACCCCGAggaggccacctccagctcacgtcctgcctctcccctgggcagACATGGCACCACCCTGCGCCCACAGCTCCGCCTGGCCCTggaccagctgtgggtgctgagcggcgggaaggaggcggcggcggaggagcaggaggaggatgaaggcggcAGCCATGGGGACGGCACCGCCCTCATCTTGGCCTGGCCCACCGGCTCCTGCGTGGCCAGTTTCGGGTGAGCGGTGGTGCCACGTCCCGTGGGCGGGCAGGAGAGGTTCCCCAGCATGCCCACGCCGTGCTGGGAATGGAacggcctctgccctgcctgcagagcctggccagggagcgggcagcacgccggcggggagggatggggcgtttcggggtcctgcacccccagctcagcctttggggagcccagagcaaagagaaatgctcttcctcctctctttctgcagggaccgggcactcaaggagctgtgggtgggcaccctgctggggtaagccggggggatgcgcagccggccgggggaacacagctcccagctggggagaggtgcccggcgcctgcgggcagagctgcctgacaggagagcagaggcgggctggggctcagccagctctctccctctccctgcccggcgcACAGCACACCCGAAGGAGCCAAGAGAGCCCGAGTGACCCGCCTGCCATCGctcaagctgctggagaaggagctgagccgccgccgtgccgtgagtgtctctctgggcagggctctgtccgcgagcagcgctcctgcagcccagcagcagaggcatcgctgctcaccttcttccaccccttctctcttGCCCAGTGGAGGACGTTGAGCGCcaggagcctggagaggctgttggagggccaggcagaggtgagcgtggctgcctttcagccgccctgggctgtgccgggctgccaGGGACGTGCGGCGAGTGGGGTGAGCTtgtgcgggaaggagggagggtcccGCGGTGCCACTCGGGGAGCGGAGAGGGTTGGGGAGCCCCCAGGAACGGCGCCGTGTCCTGGCTGTCGGCGCTGGGAGGTGACCagccacctggggcagggggtcccagctctgccacgctggggctgctggtgccgggtggcagctggccggtggccctttctgctgcggggccgcTCTCTAAGCGCAGCCCGGTTCTTGCAGGCTGATCCCAAGCAAGGGCCTCCCACGGTGGCGTCTGGCGAGGGATGGGCACTTTGCCGCTCAGCGGGTgagttgtggaaagaaaggcaagctcctggcagcggcgGAGCCGTGCTGACTTGTCCCTTGAGTGTCGCCATGCAGGTTGGGCAGCCCAAGGGAGGAGGTCagctggaggagcaaggagccCCGCTGGGCAGCGGCCGCTGGACGTGGTTGTGCGgggacaggcagcctctgctgctgcccacagcttggaggagggcagggcgagggctgggccaggctgtcccgctggcacgccggctctgcggagcagggcaggctgcgggaGCGCTGGCCCGGTGCTCTCCCTTGAGgggctcttgctctcttttcctttgcagcaggagggagcggcagcagcaggagcaggagcaggatttggaggtgggggctgccctggccctttgctctgcggcgcagcccggctgctgcccaggcGCCAGGGCAGGCGGGctccggctgcagcaggaggctctttggccagcccctggcagccctctgCGGGGAGGACGCcacgctgccccagcccatccaggtaaggcGGCCCGgagaggggtccccagccctcccgctgctcctgcggaggggcggtgggcgagcccaggagctgcgggCTCGGGGcattgggctctgcagccaagacaaggaggcaggtgtggggcagtgctgtggccacggctgtggcaaggcagctcctcagccccgccactctcctcctgcctctcctgcaggagctgctggctgtcctgcagcgggaagggccggccacgGAGGGCATATTCCGCAGAGCTGCCAGCGGGACATCGCTTCGGCAGCTGCGGGAGGCCCTGGACCGCGGcgcagaggtggagctgggaagccagcctgcgctgctgctggccgtccTCTTGAAGGTGAGCgcttgggagctgcagctggaggagctcctggctggcctggagtctccaaaggctcagctggagcccttggccgggcaggacttcctccgcagcATCCCCGACAAGCTCCTGGGGAGCCACCTCTACGAGGAGTGGACggcagccctggagaagagcagcagggaggagaaggtggaagagctgaaggcgtaagtgtgggcagcagcctgcctgttgagcaggagccctgagcgctggctgagagccccGGGCAAGCTGCGCAACACGGCCGCTGGCTCCCGCCTGCCGTGggca of the Numenius arquata chromosome 19, bNumArq3.hap1.1, whole genome shotgun sequence genome contains:
- the LOC141473763 gene encoding T-cell activation Rho GTPase-activating protein-like; this translates as MGQANCCCGSREALAEAEAVLSADVRLSRGRKRSERRLLLLQEELVIAKLLPAAAQAPGQAGSGCSRRLFGQPLAALCGEDATLPQPIQELLAVLQREGPATEGIFRRAASGTSLRQLREALDRGAEVELGSQPALLLAVLLKDFLRSIPDKLLGSHLYEEWTAALEKSSREEKVEELKAVAHKLPAANLVLLKRLLCLLRHIGHNAATSRMSCSNLAICVGPNLLSPPEEDLLPLEAMLEVTQKVKVLVEFLLENAGEIFGEETAGLSPPAAEESPAPAERCREDPNVPDEAGGDAVVQSGTAEDDPW